caggctggagtgcagtggtgcggtcacggctcactgcaacctctgctgcctgggttcaagtgagtctcctgccttggcctcccaagtagctgggactacaggtgcccaccaccacacccggctcatttttgtatttttagtggagacggagttttgccatgttggccaggatggtcttgaactcctgacctcgtgatccgcccgcctcagcctcccaaagtgctaggattacagaggtgagccaccgagcccggccctatgtaatatttttccttaaCTTGGCTCTTTTAAAGAGCTTAAGTAGATTtgtcaaaaatgcaaattttatgttaatagAGCAAGTGGAAACCTAACTTGACTTTCCTGGCATAGGTGCCACCCCCGTTCCTAATCCACCTTTAAATATTCCTCATTTTAACTGTTGATGGCAGTTTTCTGCATTGAAGTACTTATTTCTGCATGTTGAAGATTAATTCCTTAAATCCATTCCACTCCTCCATTGATTACCTCCTCAGACACCCTGCAGAGGAAATGTAGCTGATTTTGTGTCCTCCTTctgccattttggttttggtttcggGCAGTCCAAGCACAAGCAGTGTTAACTATAGTTGTTCTACTTTTTGATCTATGATTTAAAAAGACCCAAGCCATCATTTTAAGTCAGCTGTCTGTATAAACAACAAGGCTTTTATACAGTATAAACAAATTGTTAGATAAATAACGGGACTTTGGAATGAAGTCAGAGGGTGCGTGAGTGGGAACGAATTGGGCAGAGCAGGTGCGCTTGTTTTTCAGTATTACCTGTTTGTCCTCTTACCATCCACACAAGGCAGCAGAGGGAGAGCTTTCATTCTGAAATGTATAGAATCCTATGAATATTTGCTGTATTAGCACGCAGTATGAGGGCCAAATTAATTGTACAACTAGCAATTGTTATTATGCTAGTAATGTCAATCTTTCATGATTTAGAATAGACCAAAACATGTTAACTTTTTATAAATTTGCCTTTGAAGTCAATAAATCTGGCTTGGtttaagttaaaagaaaaaacacaaatgaaaatggaatgatTTTAAGCTGTAAGTCAGAGGCCTGCCCACTCTTGAGAAGAGAGACTAGCAAAGTAGAAAGGAGTTCAAGGTATGCTAGAGACTGTCTTTCTCCTTGATGCGATCAGAAGGCTTGAAGGAAGTGGAACGGCAAATCACTTTCCTTCCAGATATCACTGATGTATTTTACCACCGTGTCTGGATATTGCCTGTAAATCGTGTCCTGTTCCACCTGTGATGAGCACGTCTTGGGCTAGAAAATGCTGTTGTGGACACTGAGCCCCCAGGATCAGGAGCTGGATGGAGAACTTTCCTGGGTGAGGCCTcaggggcaggaggtggggacCTGGCCTGTTGATAAGAAGGCCCTAGGCTGCCCTGTGTGGAATGTTCCTTTGTGTTTAGCAGCCTTGGTCCCTCAAgacctctgtgctctgcctgcctAGCAGTTTGGCATGGTAGAATTTCCATGGGCTTCAGAGTCAGATAGATCTGCCTAAAATTACTTCTTAGCACAGGGCACCTGACCTTGTCAGTAGAATGGGTATAATACCCATCTCAGGAGGTGGTcttgaggattaagtgagataatgggGACGTGTCAGCCTCTCTCCCTGAGCCTAGCACATAGTATTTGCACAATAATGGCACCTGTTATCACTTCAGACCTCTTGGGCCTAGGGTAGCAGATTGCCAGATCATCTTCCATGTGTTGACTTTCAGCCTCACGCTCGCAGGATGGCTGCTGTGGACATTGCATCTGCATTGACGGTGGGAAGGAGTAGAACGTTCCATCTCTGTTCCTTTTATCCAAAACCAAAAGCTTCCCCAGAAGTCCCCAGCAGACTTTTCATGGGTCCAGCTGGCCAACCCCAGCTACCTGGCTGCCcatagctgcaagggaggctagGAAAATGGGAAAGAGGTAGGATTGTTGTGACCTACCCAGTCATTTTTCATCATGTTGTGGGATTCCATTAGTGAGGAGGAAATGGGTCACAGCTGATGAGACAGAAGCCCTTGGCACCTGCCCCCAAGTGTTGTCTGATTCCTCCTGATGGCTTTCCTGTTGCTTTGCCAGCCCACGCTATGATGTCagggcagaaggaaggaaggagcctgGGGCTGGATTAATTTCGCAAAGAAGGGTCGGTACAGAGTGGAAGCTTCTGGAAGCAAAATCCAGAATCCCTTCTTCCCACCCCCCAAGTGTTTGCATGCcctgtttcttctttcctcttttggaaacattcttcatccagttcttttttttttcttttctttttttttttttttttttttgagacagagtctcgctctgtcacccaggctggagtgcagtggtgcaatcttggctcactacaacctctgcctccccggtttaagaaattctctacctcagcctcctgagtagctgggattacgggcatgtgccaccatgcccagctaatttttttgtatttttagtagagacgaggtttcgccatcttggacaggctggtcttgaactcccaacctcgtgatccacctgccttggcctcccaaagtgctggtattacaagcatgagccaccgtgcctggcccatccaGTTCTTTAGGACAATGAATTCATCCTCTATTCTTAAGCTATCTTCTGGGAAGTTGCCCTGAATCCCCCATGTCGGGGGGAGATCATGTTTGGTGCCACCAGAAAGGGCGAAACAGAATAAAGTGTAAGTTCAAGGGAGAGCACAAGCCTGACTCAGATGAGGTGGGGAGATCAgggaggcttcatggaggaggtagcttttattcatttgtttgaaaaatatcTCACCCCCTTCTCCGTGCCAGGCCCTGGGTGAATGGAAGATGGCAGACAGTATGACAAGCTGTCATTCCAGGCCCCCCAAAAACACCCCTGCCCAGTCCCAGCTTCTCTCCTGACCTGATACTGGACACAGGATCAGGGCCAGATGGAAGTTTGCCATCTGTCCCATGTGGAGACAGAAGCAACAAAAGTCATTTAGGCCTCATTATCTAATCTCATGGCCCAGCTTTCTGCTTCTGTGGGCTGAGCTTTGGAAAAAGCTAATCATCAAAAATCCGGATGTATTTCTTCAGGTGGAGAAAGGGGTTTGTAGCATCAGAGGGCTCCTCTCTGAGCAGGATGGTATTGGGTTGAGATCATTATCTAGTCAGTGATGAGGCTGAGAGGCTACCAGGGAAGGCCACTGTGGCCGGTGTGACATGAAAAAGGCCAGTTACAACTGGGTGTCAACAATGATGGTGATAAATGAATGGAAAACTAGATTACTATTTACAAAAATCCCAATTAACAGTGACCATCCACAGTGCTCTATTGCATAAAAATGGTCTCCCTGGGTTGTGTGCAGGAGCCAGCCTCATTTATTTTAAGCTGTAAACTATAAGTGGCTTTAACACCATGTCTCTCACAGTATGTTCATGCTGCAATCAAAGCGGCTCTGGGTGGGTTGGAGGCTAGAGTTGCATCTCCTGCTTGTTTGAGCCCTGCTGACAAGATAGCACAAGGCGGAGACCAGGCCCACGGGGAGTTGGCTGCTAGAACGTGTCTCCTGCAGTTTCCTTCACCCTGAAGCTTCCTTTTGCAGTTGCCTCCTCTCTGTCCGCCAATTTCTTCTCTGGCCTGGAGAGATCCTGCCTGTAGGAGGCTTGTCTTTCTGGGTTGGAATTGACCTAGACCCAGAGCTGGGCTGTAGTGTAAACTTTCGCCGGTAGGTGGTGCATGAAGATGCCCTCCTGCCCTGTGCTCCCCGAGCTCAGATCTCTGACACCTTCTCTGGCATCTCCATGTACCAGTGCCACACACTGCGGCCTCTTCTGGTGACCTTATCACCCCCTATCTTGATTGTTTTTCCCTGTAGACTGTGAGCCTTGTGGGTGAGGGAGTGCTAGACGTCCTTCCTTCTGTATTTCCAGCATGTGACACAGTGCTGGGCATGTGGATGTTCAGGAATTGTTGGATgagtaaaagaatgaatgaacgaatgaatgaatgcatgaatgagaGAAGAGGGATGGAAGGAGACAAAGGGCCTTATCCTCCAGCATGAAGGTTCGTTAAGTTTGAGGTACACATTCTGTGAAATGAATCAGGCTTCCAGTAAAAAGATGAGTTTCCTTATAACCAGGGCTATCTCTTCACGATGGCCCCGACCCTGACTATCCCTGTTCTGGAAATGCGGTGATCCCAACGGGCGTCTAGGATGCTGGTAACATACTCCCAGCATGAGAAGGTGGGAAGGTCTCATTCATTGTTGTCTGTAACCGGCAGTTCAGAGGCCACCAGCTCGGGGAGTCCCGTCCGTTGCTTTTGAAATTGTCACAGCATTTCTTCCTTCCCTATCTTTCAGAGTGAAACATCTTTCAACCTAATATCAGAAAAATGTGACATTCTATCCATTCTTCGGGACCATCCTGAAAACAGGATTTACCGGAGGAAAATCGAGGTGAGGCAGAGGGCAGGGAGAAGAGCATCCGAAACTAAACAGGCTGGAGTTGGGAGTGTAATGGTGATGCCTCTTTGAAGGCCGATAGTTTGGGCCAGGTTCCTGGGCAAATGAAAGGATTCCTAGGATATTTTGATGTTGGACATTTGCCTTAGCGATAAATCCtttcattccaaaaaaaaaaaaaggatttttttttgttgaaaagttTAGCACTATCCTAATGTTTTATTTACTCACCAATACTTCAttacaactctgtgaggtaaGTACttttattacccccattttacagctgaggaaactgaggcacacaaaTTAAGTGGTGGCCATTTAGTTCATGAGTGGCCAagctaggatttaaacccaggcagctGAGTCTCAAGCCACATTCATAACTGCTGTGCTGGGAGACCTCTTGGAGGGAAAGTTTACGCCAGTGAGGCTAAAGGGATTTGTGGGAAGGCTGCAGGGATCGCTCATGGAGCACTCACCCGTGGATGGCAGGAGGAGCTGGGTGCCCACTCTGTCCCTCTGGTAGGAGGCCCTGGCCGCTCTCTGCACTCTGCAGGTCTTCCTCTCGCTGCAGGACAGGCTTGCTCTGGCACTGGCCCCACAGGCCCTTCCCTTCAAGTTCCTCTCAGACACGCAGCACCGTTGCTGGGCCTCATTACTTATCCTCAGAGACTCTGATAGGTCCAGCTTGGGTCAGATGTCCATCAGCAGCCAGGGGTAGTGGTGTGGGCATCATGTGATCCGAACGCCGCTGCGGGGCACTTCCAGGGAAGGAGCTGGGCTCTGCAGCCCACTGACTTTTGTGTCCCCCAGAGCCCTCCTGGGAGATGAGCCAGGGGCTCCAGAGAGTGCCTGCCTCCCCACTGCCAGCTGGCCTCAGGTGGGCCCAAGTCGGCTCTGAGCCTTCTCATGGCTATGGGGGGAACAGGAACTCCAAGACCCCTTGAAAACCATCCTCTGCTGTCAAAATGCTGCTTATAGTCCCATGAGGCAGGAAAGGGGATTCCAGGCCAGTTCAGAGGGACACCTACTTACTGCTAGGAGTGGAGCTGGAGCCCACCCCTCCCGCCCCTGCTCACACATGCAACCCCCTACCCCCTACTTCTGCCAGCTCCCGATTCTCAGTGCTGCTCCCCCAGGAAGGCTTCCCCAACTTCCAAAATCCAGTGCAATGCCAGTGCCCCGTGGCACCCAGCCAGGCACTCCTGTCCCCTCACAATGCCACTGTCTAATTATCCATCTTCCCTCCCGGACCGTAGGCTGCCTGGGGGCAGGGACGGACACACAGGACAATGCAGTGTATTTTTATATCAGGGGAATGAACgagggtgggaggctgaggggataGCAGCCTGAAGGGAGGGAGCAGACATTTCCTGGGAGAGATGGGGGGCACCTGGCCAGTCCCAGTGCCCAAACCACACAGAGCCGTTGTTGGTGCAAATGCCCACATTTCTTTCTGTCCCCCTCAGGAACTCAGCAAAAGGTTCACCGCCATCCGCAAGACCAAAGGGGATGGGAACTGCTTCTACAGGGCCTTGGGCTATTCCTACCTGGAGTCCCTGCTGGGGAAGAGCAGGGAGATCTTCAAGTGAGTGCCGGGGCCCCTTGGCCTGTCAGGGCTGTGTTCTCTGTGCTAGGTCAGCCTCAAGTCTCTCGGAGGTTTTCGTTACACTCAGGCTGGTTAACCCAGAGAATGAGCTGAAGAGCTGCCTGGCAGAGGCGTTTGATGTTGGGGGTGCCCAGCTGCCTGCTGTGGTGAAGTTGGGGGCAGCCAAGGGGTGGAGGATGGAATCTGTGACCTCCCAGATGCTTTCCAGCCTCTgcttccaccacaggcctgggtCAGCCCAGGTGAGTCGCAGGGAGCAGGTACTTCGTGACCcactctgaaaagaaaagaaaagacaaacaaaaagaagctTTGCCCCGGTGTTCTGCATAATTCCTGTTGACCTtggtgtggagtgtgtgtgaCCCAGGCATTCAGCTGGCTGGGCCTGTCCCTGAGGTTCATGCTGGAGAAGGTCTGTGTCCAGAGCTGCCCCTGTCATCTCGGCTAGTTCAGGGCTTCTCATATCTGAAGTTTGTACAAGGCGCCTGGTTCTCTAGTccatagcaagaaaaaaaaaagcaaagacaaacaAACCCCTGAGACCTGGCTTGGACCCGAATTCCTGTCCAGTGGGagcagggcagagcagggactGCTTTTGTCACTGGCTCCCaggagatgctgatgctgctgggcCTCAAACCACGCTTTGAGGAGCAAGGAGCTAAGAGACCCACCTGGCTCTTAACCTTTGGGGGTCTCAGAGCCCTTAGAGGCTTTGGTGAGGGCCATGGGCCCTCCTCATCTGAGACCCGCACCGACATGCTCTCTGGAAACAGTACGGGGGGCAGTGGGTCCCAGAGCACTTCTTTGGCTGAGGCAGGTTTCTCAACGGCGGCATGACTGACGTTTTGGGCCAGATCATGCTCACGGTGGGGGCTGTCCTATGCATTGTAGGCCTattaacagcatccctggcccccTACCCGTGACATAGTAGTAGTAACCCCCTCCCCAAGTCATGACAATCAAAACTGCCTGCAGACACTGCCAAAAACCTCTTTCGGTGGAAAAAAGTCGACCCTATCTGGTTGAGAACTACTAGGTTAAGGCCATCGTCTCCTGTTCAAAATATAGATGATCTCAAAGAGGGTAGAAGTTGAGCCATCTGTTCCTTGGCTGAACCATTCAGATTGTTTTGCCAGTGACAGACTGGCAGAGCCCCTTTTGATGGAGAGTCAGCTATCTCAAGCCATTCCCCTCCCCAACTTTCTCACAGCCCTGTGGGGACCAACACAGCACAGTGCAGGGATTATGACCCCAACTTCATTTCCCCACGACCCATGTCCCCTGGAGTTGTGCCATGCAGCAGCCCTGGGCTCTGAGGCCAGACCTCACTCTCTTGCTTACTTGCTGtgcgaccttgggcaagtgacctGATCTCTCTGATCCTGTTTTCATGCCTGTGGAAGGTGGACATTATAACACACTTCAGGGGGCTATTGTGAGGACTCAGTGGGTGATGCTGGCTAAGCCCAGCGCCTGCATTTCTCTCTGCACCAGCCCACGTGCTCTGTTTACCTTCACTCCGTCCTGTCTCCCCACTCCAGTCAGCACACACGGGTGCCATGCTCAGACCCTTCTCTAGGCTGTGGGGATACTGCAGTGAACAAGAGAGACAAAATCCCTGCCTTGTGGGGCTTGCGTCCTAATGGTAGAAGATGCACAGTACATGAGTATCACGTTTGAGGTGTCGGATGGTGATAAGTATTGTGGGAAAAATCAGGCAGGAAGGAGGCCGAGGAGTGCAAGGTCTGGGGTTGGCAGTTTCAAGCAGGGTTGGAGAGGTAAGGGCGGCAGGGCACATAGGGCCTTGGGCCTTTCTAAGGACCTTGGCTTTCAGCCTGAAGGACACGGGAGCCACCGAGGGATTGCGCAGCACGGGGGACCTGCCCTGCTGGCTGCTGTGTGCAGGACAGACGGGGGCGGAGACACAGCCAGGGAGATGTGGTCGGGGAGAGATCCAGAGGGGAGATGGCTGTGGCATGAGCAGGTGGATGCAGTGGGCATGGCAAGAAGTGGGCAGGTCTAGACACCTGTGAAGGTGGCGAAAGGATTCGTGCCCGACTCACATGTTGGACATGGCAGAGTCAAGAATGGCTCCCAGAGGTTTGGCCTGAGAGTTAGCAGGATGGAGAAGCCGTTTGCTGCAAAGGAGGGCTGAGGAATATCAGGAGCTGTGTTTTGCGATGCTGTCTGAAATGTCCGGGAGCCATAGAGTAGGGGTGTCTGGTGGGCAGTGGAGGTATAAGGCTGGCGTTCAGCAGGCAGGCCGGGGCACACAGGTGATAAGTCAAACCAAAAGGCTGCATGAGACCaccagcattttttctttctttttttaaaatattttccttctctctttattttttcttaagagatgggtcttcctatgttgcctaggctggcctcgaactcttgggctcaggcggtcctccctcctcagcctgcaTCTTCTTAACACAAAAACCGAGACCATGTCACTCCCAAGCTTGAAATATGCCCCTGACCTCTAGGAGCAGTGGAAACCCCTGACACCAACGCCCTCCACACCAGGCCCCTGCCTCTCCTGCCCCGTTGCCTACCCACCCTGAGTTCTAGGCACAGGGACTCACTTATCCTACACACACCAGAGCTTGCAGGCATGACATGCCGCCTGACGCTGCCTGGGCCTAGGTAGCCCTGCTTCTGACCCGGCTGTGGGTTCCTTGGGCCCCAGGCAGGCTGCTTCACTCACTCCTCTGTAGCTCCTTTCCCCAGTTGAACAGTGGCCATAGCCCTGTCACGGACATTAAGTGATTGACTCGTGAGCACTTGGAACACTGACCTGGGGTGTTCCGTGCTAGCTCTTAGCGTCAGCGTCATGCATCCTCCACAAGCCACTGTCTCCCTGTGTGCAGTGAGCCCAGAGCCACCCAGGCAGACACTTGTTCTCTGCTCAGTGCTGCTGCAGGGCTGGAGCAAGCGTGTTGCAGCAGTATGCTTGTTCCAGCCCTGTATCTTGCATACTTGCTCTAGAAGTATGCGAAGTACTTGTGTGTGCCAGAGGCTTGGAGAACACGCGCCGCCTCTGAGGGCAGCCACTGTTACTACCACATCTGATGAGCAAACAGAGCCTCATAGAGGTCAAATGACTTGCCAGAGGTCCCACACAGGCTTGTGTGCAGCCCCAGCGGTCTGAACTTGCACCCCCTCCAAGCCCCAGTGCTATCCTTCTCCCTATCCCTGGCTTGCCTCTCGGGGGTGCATGTCCTGGCCTGGGGGCTTGCCCCCTTCTGACAGAGCCTACGACTGCATGCTGCTTATCTCCgtgccccagtgcctggcacagaggggcCCACAAGTCACTGGCGAGGAATGAATGTGGAATGAGGCAGAggtttgggggtgggagggggggcAGGAGAGCTGGGAGCAGAGCAGTGCACTTCATGGCCATGCAGGGACAGAGTGGCTAGAAGAGGGTGCCGGCCCTTGGAGCAGCCCTGGAGGACTGCAGCTGCTTCCTGGAGCTGCTTCTAGTACTCTGGCCATGGGCCACCTAGCCGCAGCTGAAGACTGAACAGGGGGTGCTGATGAGGGTGGCTCCTGAGTGAGAGGCGTTAGCCAGCACTGACCATCAGATCCTTGCCCTGGCCAGGAGGGGAAACCTAGGCAGCAGGTACCACTGCAGTGGAGGCCTCGTCCTCCCAGGCAGCTCTCCGTTCGCCCTCAGCACCCCTGCAGTCAAGGCGTCATCACCATCCACACTTGCGCCAAAGTGGAGCTTATGGCCAAAAGCCACAGGGGGACTTGACAGGGCTGGAGGGGACTGCGGCTAGAAGCCAGCACAGGCTCCATCCCTCCAATCCAGGCACCTCACCCTGCAATCAGGACAAACTAGTCCTGGCCCAGGCAGGACTGTTAGATATGCCAGGACCAGGCAGGGGCAAGCGGCATCTAGGCAAATACTCCTCCTTCTGAGTTAGGAGACCAGCTTCCCGTCCACACCCACCACCTTCTCCCTCCTCACTGCCCCCTGTCCTCCTACAAGGCACCAGGCTTTTCTGGAGCACAGCACCTTCTGAGGTGGCCCAGGCCTCTGTATTCCCTTGTGaaccttctgcctcctgggtgctgTCAGAGCCTCATCTCCGTTCCCAGGCAAAGTGAGGGGCTGGAGAACTAGGTGTGGCCTTAGTGTTCTGCGCCTGCCAGCTGGTCACCCAGGGCCGCTCACCTGGTCCTTGTGGGAGGCAGCCCTTCCTCCATACCTCGTTGCTGCCACTAAACTTGGGAGTGTCCTGGAgccagggccaggcccaggcctgggTTTCTTGCCATACCCCCTGAGGGCACCAGGACAGGTCCCAGAAAGGGGCTGCGCCATGAGGGGGCCTGCAGTAGGTGCAGAGAGTAACAACCCAGCATGCGCAGAGCAAGGGCCTGTGGAGTGGGTCCCCAAGGGTAACTTGGTGCTGGCAGATGCTTAACAGCCGGCTGTGGGCGTGCGGGAGGCCTGATGTGTGTTGTCAGCCGATTGCTGTGGTGTCAGTATTCAATATTATCATGACTGAGTCAAGCTGCCCTCATGAGGTCACTGAGTAGGGAGTTGGAAAAGATGCAAAATCACACACGCCCTTGTCGTATCGTCTTtccaccatgcacacacacacaatgcagcTCAGCCACCAGGGCCCGGCAGGGCCAGGGTGGAGATGTGCACGGTGCATGTGGCtgtgtgttgggggcaggggCGGGAGGTTCTGCGGCTGGACTAGAGATGAGGTTGGTGGGCGCAGTGGGTTGAGAGGGGGACGCACAGTTGCCAATCACAGCACTCTCGCTGTGTTTCCCTGTAAACACTCAGTCTTCCCCCTCTGTAGGTTCAAAGAACGCGTACTGCAGACCCCAAATGACCTTCTGGCTGCTGGCTTTGAGGAGCACAAGTTCAGAAACTTCTTCAATGCTGTGAGTTCACCTGGTCCCTCCTTCCACACTGGCAGAGCAGACAGGAGTGGGCACTGGCTGGAGCCCCTACACAGCCCACAGCTCTGCTCCTCCTGGCTGGGGAAGGACAGAGGGTTCCTTCCTGCTTGTGGGGGTGTGTGGGCACAGGGAGCCCTCACCCTATTCCCTCACCCTATTCCATCTCCACCTCATGCCTCCCTATCCAATTAGTGAAGGGGCGGGATCGAGGACTCTCAGACGCTTGCCACTCTGAGTGTGCACGTGAGAATCCAAACCCAGGTAGTCATGGTGGGGAGACCCAACTGCCGCTCCCAAACATGCCTCTGGACTAGTGTACAAACTGCAAAGTCTTGCTAACCCTGGGTTACTTAGCTTAGGCAGAATCTCAGACTGATTTTCTAACTCAACCTGAGAATCTACAAATGAAAATGCACGTGAGGGCTTCACGCGAAGGGAGGGAGCGGAGGGAGAATGCAGAGGGAGGGCTGGGGCTTGCTTGGCCTCCCTAGCTGAGGGCCGGGCGGGCGCAGTTTTACAGTGTGGTGGAACTGGTAGAGAAGGATGGCTCAGTGTCCAGCCTGCTGAAGGTGTTCAACGACCAGAGTGCCTCGGACCACATCGTGCAGTTCCTGCGCCTGCTCACGTCGGCCTTCATCAGGAACCGAGC
This genomic window from Homo sapiens chromosome 14 genomic scaffold, GRCh38.p14 alternate locus group ALT_REF_LOCI_1 HSCHR14_7_CTG1 contains:
- the OTUB2 gene encoding ubiquitin thioesterase OTUB2, which translates into the protein MSETSFNLISEKCDILSILRDHPENRIYRRKIEELSKRFTAIRKTKGDGNCFYRALGYSYLESLLGKSREIFKFKERVLQTPNDLLAAGFEEHKFRNFFNAFYSVVELVEKDGSVSSLLKVFNDQSASDHIVQFLRLLTSAFIRNRADFFRHFIDEEMDIKDFCTHEVEPMATECDHIQITALSQALSIALQVEYVDEMDTALNHHVFPEAATPSVYLLYKTSHYNILYAADKH